The nucleotide window ataattattttttttgccctagTTACACCTGTTTTGAAAGGTGTTTGGGCCCATACCAGAGTCACCTCCTCAGTGTCATctcatttccatccatccatccatccatccatccatcgtcttgaccgtttattcatcacacgggtcgcgggggtgctggagcctatctcaactggctttgggcagtaggcggggtacaccctgaactggttgccagccaatcgcagggcacacagagacgaacaaccacccacacgcacaagcacacctagagacaattcggagcgcgtaattaaccttccatgcatgtctttggaatgtgggaggagaccggagtgcccagagaaaacccacgcaggcacggggagaacatgcaaactccacccagcctagactcgatcttgcatctccaaaactgggaggcggacgtcctAACCACTCAGTCACTTTGCCGCCTAAATATATCCATATAcaacaaattcaacaaacaagttACCTCAATTCCACCTTTACGGATGACCACGACCTGAATGACCGAGGATCTAACAGCCAAAGAATAACTTCATTtttagcactgggaggcggacgtgctaaccactcatccacccaTCTCATTTCCAATGATCAAAATGATTAGCTTTTCTTACTTGCAAATTCTTGTCCTGCTCAGGTGAGCAAGAGTGACGCAAGGTCATCGCAGCAGGGGTTGAATGTGGTCTTAGTGGTACTTTATTTTTAGAGTGGCCCTTTAGAAAGTTTTTACATTGTGGTTTCACAGCTGGACTGGTAAcctgcacaaaaacaaacatggatgAAAAGTCAGGACATATTTTATgctgataaaaaaatatatattaaaaaataataataaaatctatCGCTGTATCCCAGAACCAAATGGTCCACGGACGCAGACCTGTAAGTCTTCCATGAATTTGGATTGGACATTGTGGTATTTAGTTGAAGTCCATAGAGCTTTGACTGGAGTGGAACGAGCCCTCGCAGCTTCCACTTCCTTGCAACGTCTCTGGATTTCACGAAGGCGCCGGATGTTGTCTTTACAGAAGTTGAACTCTCGCTGTTCTGACGGGCAAAACCATCAGGTAACAGTGggctcaatcaaaaaaaaaaaaaaaaaaaaaaaaagtcctaacaTAAAAAGAGAGTGGCTTACTGGGTTTGGTTATCTCTGTGGCAGGAAAACAATCAACTTTAAGGAGCTCACTCATGACACCTCTCTGCCCTCGCTCCAGAATGTGGGAAGCGTTGGCGCTGATGCGTGGACGCCGTGCAGGGACACTGGCACTGTAGCAGTCAGGATGCAGGACAGGATCTGGAGCGAGAGGCCCCGACAGCAGGGTCGACGTACCCCGTTTGTTTCCATCTAAGCAACCCAGTGCTGGAAGAAGAAAGTTCTATCAGCATCCTCCATTGCAAAAGTTCCACCAAGATACCTTCTAATTTagatcgatccatccatccatccatgcgtaGGCGCGACCAACCTGAAGCAGGTCTTTTGTAGTACTGGGGAAACAGCGACGGATCTGGTGGGATTGGTCCGCATATTGATGAAGGCCCCTCGCACATTGAAAAGCTGTACTGAACATGAATAAAGTCAGCATACACTATACAAattcattacattaataaaacagaTTCCTGCAAGGGCATACATT belongs to Festucalex cinctus isolate MCC-2025b chromosome 5, RoL_Fcin_1.0, whole genome shotgun sequence and includes:
- the enkd1 gene encoding enkurin domain-containing protein 1 isoform X2, yielding MLGIFSMCEGPSSICGPIPPDPSLFPQYYKRPASALGCLDGNKRGTSTLLSGPLAPDPVLHPDCYSASVPARRPRISANASHILERGQRGVMSELLKVDCFPATEITKPKQREFNFCKDNIRRLREIQRRCKEVEAARARSTPVKALWTSTKYHNVQSKFMEDLQVTSPAVKPQCKNFLKGHSKNKVPLRPHSTPAAMTLRHSCSPEQDKNLQVKGQSIDFIKYNARAAGKTMQRSQSLTSLQDKPVPSAVKGQVPHYIEERKKQWRKEEEERRKKLNPSVPVGHTLMAENDRQETLKTLKESHRSLLTELLLLPLKADNLSVRLRRTHLERRLSEIEEAIKIFSRDKVYVKTNS
- the enkd1 gene encoding enkurin domain-containing protein 1 isoform X3: MCEGPSSICGPIPPDPSLFPQYYKRPASALGCLDGNKRGTSTLLSGPLAPDPVLHPDCYSASVPARRPRISANASHILERGQRGVMSELLKVDCFPATEITKPKQREFNFCKDNIRRLREIQRRCKEVEAARARSTPVKALWTSTKYHNVQSKFMEDLQVTSPAVKPQCKNFLKGHSKNKVPLRPHSTPAAMTLRHSCSPEQDKNLQVKGQSIDFIKYNARAAGKTMQRSQSLTSLQDKPVPSAVKGQVPHYIEERKKQWRKEEEERRKKLNPSVPVGHTLMAENDRQETLKTLKESHRSLLTELLLLPLKADNLSVRLRRTHLERRLSEIEEAIKIFSRDKVYVKTNS
- the enkd1 gene encoding enkurin domain-containing protein 1 isoform X1, with amino-acid sequence MAVKAINVGNYSFSMCEGPSSICGPIPPDPSLFPQYYKRPASALGCLDGNKRGTSTLLSGPLAPDPVLHPDCYSASVPARRPRISANASHILERGQRGVMSELLKVDCFPATEITKPKQREFNFCKDNIRRLREIQRRCKEVEAARARSTPVKALWTSTKYHNVQSKFMEDLQVTSPAVKPQCKNFLKGHSKNKVPLRPHSTPAAMTLRHSCSPEQDKNLQVKGQSIDFIKYNARAAGKTMQRSQSLTSLQDKPVPSAVKGQVPHYIEERKKQWRKEEEERRKKLNPSVPVGHTLMAENDRQETLKTLKESHRSLLTELLLLPLKADNLSVRLRRTHLERRLSEIEEAIKIFSRDKVYVKTNS